The region AGATCTCCGGCGAATCCTGCCGGGGATGCGTAAATTGCATCAAGGCCTGCCCGACGGAAGCAATGAGAGTAATCCACGGCCAGCTGCACATCATCGATGAACGCTGCATCGCCTGTGGGGAATGTCTAAGGATATGCCGGCACAGGGCGATTTCGCTGGAGGAATCCGAATGGAATTCCATCGCCGCTGATAATCGTTCTTTACCCCTAGTGACCGACCCCGCACTGTGCACCCAATTCTCATGGCCCCCTGACCCCATAATTCTCAAAGAAATCCTCATGGATATAGGGTTCGATCCCATTTTCGAGGAAACCGCGCTGGCCTTTGACCTCACGGCCTTGGCCCAGGCTCGCACCCTCGAGGAGCACGATTCCCGAGAACTGCCCATGATATCGACCTATTGCCCCTCGGTGGTGAGGCTCATACAGATCAGATTCCCGGAGCTGATCCACAACCTTTCACCCGCCGAAACCCCCCTTGAGACCAGCGTCGATCTATGGAGAACCCGCCACAACAGGTACGACATTCCCTGCACCCTGGTGGCCCCGTGCCCGGCGCGGATCACCATGGCCAACAGGCCCGTAGGGAGGGAGACCAGTTCCATCGACAACGTGATCTCCACGGCCAGGGTGGCAAAGGAGATTCTGTCGAAAAACTGTACTCCCTCCAAGGAACCGACCACCCCTGGGAAGAACTCCCGGTGGATCCACTGGTCCGTTTCCGGCGGAGAGGCCAACCATGTCAGGATGTTCGGGAGGAAACCCCTGAAGACCCTGGCTGTTTCCGGCTTGAG is a window of Thermovirga sp. DNA encoding:
- a CDS encoding 4Fe-4S binding protein, which translates into the protein MPHGIKISGESCRGCVNCIKACPTEAMRVIHGQLHIIDERCIACGECLRICRHRAISLEESEWNSIAADNRSLPLVTDPALCTQFSWPPDPIILKEILMDIGFDPIFEETALAFDLTALAQARTLEEHDSRELPMISTYCPSVVRLIQIRFPELIHNLSPAETPLETSVDLWRTRHNRYDIPCTLVAPCPARITMANRPVGRETSSIDNVISTARVAKEILSKNCTPSKEPTTPGKNSRWIHWSVSGGEANHVRMFGRKPLKTLAVSGL